The following nucleotide sequence is from Sulfurirhabdus autotrophica.
GGTGGATAAATAGAATATCGAGGACTATCTGTTTTCCTCCGCGCCTCAGCGCCTCTGCGGTTGGATTGAATCAGTTTAAACGCCGTAACTTTTATATAGCTTAATATAATGCTCAGCCGAGTAATTAAAATAGGCAATCTCATCAGCGGTGAGTGCCCGCAGTTGTTTAACCGGTCTGCCAAGATACAGATAACCGCTTTGCAACACTTTGCCTTCTGGCACTAAACTCCCCGCTCCAACCAGTACCTGAGGTTCCAGAACGGCTTTATCCATGATAATGGAGCCCATCCCAACCAGACATTCGTCGTGAATAGTACAGCCATGCAATATTACACTATGGCCGATAGTGACTCGGCTGCCGATAATGAGCGGAGCGCCTTCCGGGTTTTGGGGTGTTTTATGACTGACATGCAGCATGCTCAGGTCTTGAATATTGGTCCCACTGCCTATATTTATACTATTAACATCCCCTCTGATCACTGCATTACACCAGATTGAGCAATGCTCAGCGATGGATACTTCACCAATAATCTGTGCGCTGTGATGCACAAAAGTGCCAGCTGCAATTTCAGGTGAACTGCCATGGTGAGGGGTGATATTGGAAGTGCTGTGCATGAATACAACTCCTGTTAAGTCATCATAGTATAATGAATTTTTACGCCTAACTGAAAGCCAACAATCATGAACCCATTACTCGATTTTTCCGGTCTGCCGCGTTTTAACGAAGTAAAACCTGAACTCGTCAGCCCCGCCATAGAAGCGCTGCTGAAAGAAAATCGTGCGCTGATTGAACGCCTGCTGGCAGAAGATAGCGCGCCGAGCTGGGAAAGTTTTGTTGGCCCGATGGAAGACGCCAATGAGCATTTATCCCGAGCATGGGGTCAGGTTTCTCACCTTAATGCAGTGGTAAACAGCCCGGAATTGCGTGAAGTCTACAATGAAAATCTCCCCAAAATTACGCAGTATTATGCAGAACTGTCGCAAAATCAGGGGCTTTACGAGAAATTCAAGCAAATTAAAGCATCCCGTGAATACATGGTGCTGACGCCAGCACAGAAAAAGATTGTAGAAAATGAGTTGCGAGACTTTCGCCTGGGCGGCGCGGAATTAGCAGATGATCAGAAAGAACGCTTCATGCAGATTCAGGAAGAGCTATCTCAGTTATCCAGTAAATTTGAAGAAAATTTGCTGGATACCACCAATGGTTACTCGCTGATCATGGATGACAAGGCAGAACTGGCAGGCTTGCCGGATGATGCCTTGGAAGCCGCTCAGGAAGCCGCAGCCAGCGATAATCAAACCGGCTGGAAATTTACCCTGCACGGTCCATCCTATATGCCGGTGATGCAATACGCAGAAAACCGCGAACTGCGGGAAATATTGTATCGGGCCTATGTAACCCGTGCTTCCGAGTTTGGAAATCCGGATTGGGACAACACGGAACTGATCAACAAGATTTTGAAATTGCGTCAGGAAGCAGCCCATATGCTGGGATTTGCCAACTATGCGGAAATTTCCCTCGCCGCCAAAATGGCCGAAACCCCCAAGCAGGTGCTGGATTTTCTCAATGATTTAGGGAAAAAAGCCAAGCCTTATGCTGAACGTGATTTAGAGGAACTGCAGCAGTTCGCCCGTGAAGAGCTGGGTATGGAAAAACTGGCTGCATGGGACATTGGTTTCGCCAGCGAAAAATTGCGCCTGAAGCGTTACGCTTTCTCTGATCAGGAAGTGAAACAGTATTTCCCGGAAACGGTGGTCATGCCGGGCATGTTCAAAGTAGTGGAAACCATTTACGGGTTGTCAATCAACCCCTCAAAAGCCCCTGTCTGGCACCCTGATGTGAAGTTTTTTGATATCACGGATAAAACCGGTCAACTGGTCGGTCAGTTTTATGTCGATCTGTATGCCCGCATGAACAAACGTGGCGGCGCCTGGATGGATGATGTGATTACGCGCCGGCGTAAAGCGAAAGAAATTCAAACCCCGGTGGCGTACCTCAACTGCAATTTCTCTGCACCAGTAGGTGGCAGACCGGCACTATTTACCCACGATGAAGTCATTACCTTGTTCCATGAGTTCGGCCACGGTTTGCATCATCTGTTAACCAAAGTAGAAGACCTGGGTGTTTCCGGCATTAATGGTGTGGAGTGGGATGCGGTAGAACTACCCAGCCAGTTTATGGAAAACTTCTGCTGGGAATGGAATGTGCTCAAGCACATGACCAAACACGTCGAAACCGGTGAGCCGTTACCACGGGAATTGTTTGACAAAATGCTGGCTGCCAAAAACTTCCAGAGCGGTTTACAAACCATGCGCCAGATCGAGTTTTCGCTTTTCGACATGCACATGCATTACGACTACACACCCGGTGGCGATAAATCCGTACTGGATTTGATCAATGAAATTCGCCAGCAGGTTGCCGTCATCATTCCCCCGGAATTTAATCGCTTCCCTAATAATTTCTCCCATATATTTGCGGGTGGTTACGCGGCTGGCTATTACAGCTACAAATGGGCAGAAGTGCTCTCTGCGGATGCTTATAGTCTGTTTGAAGAAAACGGTGTGTTAAGTGAAGAAGTTGGGCACCGTTTCTGGAGTGAAATTCTGGGTGTGGGGGGTAGTCGTTCTGCACTGGAGTCTTTTGTCGCGTTTATGGGACGGGAGCCGTCGATCGATGCGTTGCTGCGCCATAATGGGATGAGTTGATTCTATCAGGTGTAATATGCCTGTTTCATCTGTTAAACAGGCATATGCTAGAATTAAGGCGCTTGATCGATTACAAGATTAGGGATTGGTTGTATTATTGGCACGCAAAGTCCTTTGCTTTAATAAAAAGCATCATTCTTCCTTGCCCTGCGCTCTGCTATTGCCTTTTGTTGCTCTTGGGGAGTAATTGGCGTATCCAATATTTTGTTTTCTTCGATGACTTTCGGATCCCTACATCGGACACCGTGATTGGCCTCACAATCCGCGATTAGTTTTTTTTCCTGCTGCTTACGAAATTGGTCAGCATCTTCATGACTACTATTACTGCTAGCTTGAGTACTGGGTGCTTGGCTATCACGCCTGCGCTCAAGGTCTTGAACCACCTTTTTTTCGTTCAAAACGCGGCGGTGAGCTTCCGCCGAAGACTCGCTGGAGATTCCTGCATTGATCTGTAGAGTCTTACCTCCGGAGGTGCATGGGGTTGCTTGATAGGTTGTTTTTCCGTTTACCACACATTTGAAAACTTCCGCAGCATATACATGTTGAAACCAAGTTGCGGACAGGAAGATTACTGCAAGGGCTTTCAGTACTTGCATGGTGTCTACAGTGGTGTTTCGACTCATGGTTCGTTTAATCCTTCTTCAGAGTAGCTTCGCAAATAGAGAATCGGTAATGCCCACACCGAATATTGGTTTACCGAAATGTCGGCTTACAGTGAAACATTCTGCGCGACGGTTGATAAAAAATCAATTTACGCGGGATATTAGTATCCTTGTTATAGGGTTTCCTGCATAAACAAAATATTTCCTGGAGAATCCATGTGACGAGGCGATCCAATATTTAACCGCTTCCCCAATAATTTATCCCCTAACTTAGTGGGTGATTACGCAGGGAGCAATTACAGCTACAAGTGGGCAGACTATAGCCTGTTTGAAGAAAATAGTGTGTTAAGTGAAGAAGTAGGATAGCGTTTTTGGAGTGAAATACTAGGTGTGGGTGGAAGCCGTTCAGCACTGGAGTTATTTGTCGCGTATATGGGATGGGAACCGTCGATCGATGCGTTGTTGCGGCATAATGGGATGAGCTGATTCTATCTGATATAGTCTTCTTATCTATAGACAGCAGTGTGCCAAAACCTGTCGTTTGGATCTTCATTCGTTAGCAGCTAGTCCGTAATAGCTTGATTGAAAACAGTGGCGTATTATTCAGGTGCATCATATGCAAAAAAAATAATGCCAAATCGTACAAGCAAGTGTGCGACTTCGCTCTTTCCTGTCATTGCTCTAGGCAGTAAGACCGCACAGTGCCCGTCACCTCTACCTTGAAGTTGTAAGAATCTTGTTTTCACAGCCGGATAAATAGAAATGACGAAAAAGATGACCACAGACGAGTTTAAGTTGAAGGCATCGGAAGTACATGGTAAGCGCTATGACTATTCTGAGTCGGTCATAATTAACACAAAAACAAAGGTAAAAATTGTTTGCCAGGAACATGGTCTTTTTGAGCAAACCCCAGCTAACCATTTACAGGGTATGGGTTGCTTGCTTTGCGGCTTCAAGAACGCAGGGCAATATCACAAGAAGGACACCAAATCATTCATCGAAGAAGCTAAGGCCATACACAGTGACTTTTATGACTACTCTCTATCACAATACAAAGGCGCTAGAGAAAAAATAACTATCATATGTCCTAAGCACGGTAATTTTGAGCAAGTTGCCCATGTTCATTTGCGAAATAGTGTTGGCGCAGGGTGTGAACGCTGTTCTTATGAGAAACGAGGCGAGCATTCAAGAATGCCCTTTGAGGAGTTTCGGTGCCGTGCGAATGAAGTTCATGAAGGTTTTTATGACTATTCTGCTGCCGAGAAGGAATTCGCCAGCACAACCGATAAAATCACGATCATATGCACACTCCATGGACCATTTCTTCAGACCCCTAGCGGACATCTTGCCGGAAGGGGGTGTTCGGCCTGTAGTGCCTCTCGACTATCCTATAAATTCATAAAATCAAATGACGCGTTTATTCGTGACGCTAGAAAAGTTCATGGAGACAAATACGACTATTCAAAGGTTGAGTACGCCGGCGCGTTCATAGGTGTTGAAATAAGCTGTCCGCTCGATGGTGTTTTTGTGCAGAGTCCGACTAGTCACCTAAGTGGAATAGGATGCCCGAAATGTAGTCGGCGAAATCAAGGGGCGCCGAGGAACTTGACTCGCGCACTACGAGGTGAGTTTGACGACGGCAAAGAAGCGTTCGTCTATGTTGTTAGCTTTAAGCTGCCTTGTACTAACTTATTTCTGTACAAAATTGGCAGTGGGACCGGTAGTCGAATGAAAACGGTGATTAACGAAATAAAGCGTGTTGGAGGGTACGACCCAACAATTAGCCACTGCCTTTTCTCCAGCACAGGGGAAGCCATTGTGTTTGAGCACTTAGCTC
It contains:
- a CDS encoding gamma carbonic anhydrase family protein → MHSTSNITPHHGSSPEIAAGTFVHHSAQIIGEVSIAEHCSIWCNAVIRGDVNSINIGSGTNIQDLSMLHVSHKTPQNPEGAPLIIGSRVTIGHSVILHGCTIHDECLVGMGSIIMDKAVLEPQVLVGAGSLVPEGKVLQSGYLYLGRPVKQLRALTADEIAYFNYSAEHYIKLYKSYGV
- a CDS encoding DUF4124 domain-containing protein; amino-acid sequence: MSRNTTVDTMQVLKALAVIFLSATWFQHVYAAEVFKCVVNGKTTYQATPCTSGGKTLQINAGISSESSAEAHRRVLNEKKVVQDLERRRDSQAPSTQASSNSSHEDADQFRKQQEKKLIADCEANHGVRCRDPKVIEENKILDTPITPQEQQKAIAERRARKNDAFY
- a CDS encoding DUF723 domain-containing protein, with the translated sequence MTKKMTTDEFKLKASEVHGKRYDYSESVIINTKTKVKIVCQEHGLFEQTPANHLQGMGCLLCGFKNAGQYHKKDTKSFIEEAKAIHSDFYDYSLSQYKGAREKITIICPKHGNFEQVAHVHLRNSVGAGCERCSYEKRGEHSRMPFEEFRCRANEVHEGFYDYSAAEKEFASTTDKITIICTLHGPFLQTPSGHLAGRGCSACSASRLSYKFIKSNDAFIRDARKVHGDKYDYSKVEYAGAFIGVEISCPLDGVFVQSPTSHLSGIGCPKCSRRNQGAPRNLTRALRGEFDDGKEAFVYVVSFKLPCTNLFLYKIGSGTGSRMKTVINEIKRVGGYDPTISHCLFSSTGEAIVFEHLAHEQVRHHQFIVPIEFKFHGHSEVFVKSPILDALENHPTLTIFRSGKRWDPRVTNSSK
- a CDS encoding M3 family metallopeptidase, encoding MNPLLDFSGLPRFNEVKPELVSPAIEALLKENRALIERLLAEDSAPSWESFVGPMEDANEHLSRAWGQVSHLNAVVNSPELREVYNENLPKITQYYAELSQNQGLYEKFKQIKASREYMVLTPAQKKIVENELRDFRLGGAELADDQKERFMQIQEELSQLSSKFEENLLDTTNGYSLIMDDKAELAGLPDDALEAAQEAAASDNQTGWKFTLHGPSYMPVMQYAENRELREILYRAYVTRASEFGNPDWDNTELINKILKLRQEAAHMLGFANYAEISLAAKMAETPKQVLDFLNDLGKKAKPYAERDLEELQQFAREELGMEKLAAWDIGFASEKLRLKRYAFSDQEVKQYFPETVVMPGMFKVVETIYGLSINPSKAPVWHPDVKFFDITDKTGQLVGQFYVDLYARMNKRGGAWMDDVITRRRKAKEIQTPVAYLNCNFSAPVGGRPALFTHDEVITLFHEFGHGLHHLLTKVEDLGVSGINGVEWDAVELPSQFMENFCWEWNVLKHMTKHVETGEPLPRELFDKMLAAKNFQSGLQTMRQIEFSLFDMHMHYDYTPGGDKSVLDLINEIRQQVAVIIPPEFNRFPNNFSHIFAGGYAAGYYSYKWAEVLSADAYSLFEENGVLSEEVGHRFWSEILGVGGSRSALESFVAFMGREPSIDALLRHNGMS